The following are encoded together in the Aerococcus mictus genome:
- a CDS encoding LOG family protein → MKITVYCGSNLGINERYEHLIWQLGEWIGQNNHQLVYGGGRTGLMGTIATAASQSGSQVIGIIPLVLVEAEVANYDIHHLEVVDTMNQRKEKLMELADAMIVFPGGLGTMEELFDSLVWKRLAKKQTPIIIYNVDHFYDVLHSLLKTMVSEAFMPQEELDQIHFVSSLAEIETILNH, encoded by the coding sequence ATGAAAATTACGGTTTACTGTGGGTCCAATTTAGGAATCAATGAACGCTATGAACACCTGATCTGGCAATTAGGCGAATGGATTGGCCAGAACAATCACCAGTTGGTCTATGGCGGTGGTCGGACTGGTTTAATGGGGACCATTGCCACTGCTGCCAGCCAGAGCGGAAGCCAAGTCATTGGAATTATTCCCCTAGTCCTAGTAGAGGCCGAAGTCGCCAATTACGATATCCATCACTTAGAGGTCGTTGATACCATGAATCAACGCAAAGAAAAACTGATGGAATTAGCCGACGCCATGATTGTCTTTCCCGGGGGCTTAGGAACCATGGAAGAACTCTTCGACAGTTTGGTCTGGAAACGCCTGGCTAAGAAGCAGACCCCCATCATCATTTACAATGTGGACCACTTCTATGACGTCCTCCACTCTCTCCTCAAGACCATGGTCTCCGAAGCCTTCATGCCCCAAGAAGAATTAGACCAAATCCACTTTGTTTCTTCCCTAGCTGAAATCGAGACCATTCTCAACCACTAA
- a CDS encoding lipoate--protein ligase translates to MYLIDLKRDGQRIYDGALALAAQVYAQSHIFLDEDILFPYMCDPKVEIGKYQNARAEVNQDYIDQENIQVVRRDTGGGAVYCDRGAINVCFLADHKSNDLFGNFEKMYQPGIKALEDMGVEGLHTKGRNDMYLGDKKVSGAAMTLVGDRVYGGFSLLFDIDAEAMVKALNPNQKKIISKGIKSVKSRVAPIRPALAPEFRDMSMDELFEALVCRLFGVEDFGQIKQYELTEEDWQGIDQLVKEKYKNWDWNYGKAPQYTYNLDDHFDQVGTVEISIEVEDGKISQCKIWGDFFGQVDIAELEKQLIGVKMRRDDLLKALEEVQLEDYISHMTPELLVDLILS, encoded by the coding sequence ATGTATTTAATTGATTTAAAACGTGATGGTCAACGGATTTATGATGGGGCCTTGGCCTTGGCGGCTCAAGTCTATGCCCAAAGTCATATTTTCTTGGATGAGGACATTCTCTTTCCTTATATGTGTGACCCTAAAGTAGAAATTGGTAAGTACCAAAATGCCCGGGCAGAGGTCAACCAAGACTATATCGACCAAGAAAATATTCAAGTGGTCCGCCGCGATACTGGTGGTGGAGCAGTTTACTGTGACCGTGGCGCCATCAATGTCTGCTTCTTAGCTGACCATAAATCCAATGATTTATTTGGTAATTTTGAAAAAATGTACCAACCAGGTATCAAGGCCCTAGAGGACATGGGGGTCGAAGGTTTACACACCAAGGGTCGTAATGACATGTACCTAGGTGATAAGAAGGTGTCTGGCGCTGCCATGACCTTAGTTGGTGACCGGGTCTATGGTGGTTTCTCCCTTCTCTTTGATATTGATGCTGAAGCCATGGTGAAGGCCTTAAACCCTAACCAAAAGAAAATTATTTCTAAGGGGATTAAGTCGGTCAAGAGTCGGGTAGCACCAATTCGCCCAGCCCTGGCCCCAGAATTCCGCGATATGTCTATGGATGAGCTCTTTGAAGCCTTAGTTTGCCGACTCTTTGGTGTAGAAGACTTCGGACAAATTAAGCAATATGAATTAACCGAGGAAGATTGGCAAGGGATTGACCAATTAGTCAAGGAAAAATATAAGAATTGGGATTGGAACTATGGCAAGGCTCCGCAATACACCTACAACCTTGATGACCACTTCGACCAAGTAGGAACGGTAGAAATTTCTATTGAGGTTGAGGACGGCAAGATTAGCCAATGCAAGATCTGGGGCGACTTCTTTGGCCAAGTCGATATTGCTGAATTAGAAAAGCAATTAATTGGTGTGAAGATGCGTCGAGACGACCTATTAAAGGCACTGGAAGAGGTCCAACTCGAGGACTATATCAGTCACATGACGCCTGAACTACTCGTCGACCTTATTCTCTCTTAA
- a CDS encoding SIR2 family NAD-dependent protein deacylase, producing MSDKETIWQALSQNYSNESDLLRGLMEEAQAILVGIGAGMSAADGFTYVGERFEQAFPDFIEKFNLFDMLQASLYDYPSLEEYWAFASRFAIMNGIEQKPGKAYQHFNQYLQGKNYFIITTNADNAFPKAGYDMDKVHYYQGKYVLMQCKKHCQPVTYRDDALLYRMAKEQENMRIPSELVPYCPNCGAPLELNKRTAENGMVEDKDWQLHQAAYEDFVKKNQYDKILYLEIGVGNTTPQFIRQPFQAWTKENPKALYVMMNQKPYHIPPSIKDQSLRLTDDIQQTLCGL from the coding sequence ATGAGTGATAAAGAAACCATTTGGCAAGCATTAAGCCAAAATTATAGTAATGAATCAGACCTTCTGCGGGGGTTAATGGAAGAAGCCCAGGCCATCCTGGTGGGGATCGGTGCTGGTATGTCAGCTGCTGACGGCTTTACCTATGTGGGTGAGCGTTTTGAACAGGCCTTTCCTGACTTTATTGAAAAGTTTAATTTGTTTGATATGCTGCAAGCATCACTTTACGATTACCCCAGTTTGGAAGAATATTGGGCTTTTGCCAGTCGCTTTGCCATTATGAATGGGATTGAACAAAAACCTGGTAAGGCCTACCAACATTTTAATCAATACCTTCAAGGCAAAAATTACTTTATTATTACCACCAATGCTGATAACGCCTTTCCTAAGGCTGGCTATGATATGGATAAGGTGCACTACTACCAAGGGAAGTATGTTCTCATGCAGTGTAAAAAGCATTGCCAGCCAGTGACCTACCGCGATGACGCCTTGCTCTACCGCATGGCTAAGGAACAAGAAAATATGCGGATTCCTAGTGAACTTGTTCCTTATTGCCCAAATTGTGGCGCCCCTTTGGAGTTAAATAAACGGACAGCAGAAAATGGCATGGTAGAGGATAAGGACTGGCAGCTTCACCAAGCAGCTTATGAAGACTTTGTTAAGAAAAATCAATACGACAAGATACTTTATTTAGAAATTGGTGTGGGAAATACCACTCCACAATTTATTCGCCAACCCTTCCAAGCTTGGACCAAGGAAAATCCCAAAGCCCTTTATGTGATGATGAACCAAAAGCCTTACCATATTCCACCATCCATTAAAGACCAAAGCTTGCGCTTGACTGACGATATTCAACAAACATTATGTGGACTTTAA
- a CDS encoding protein-ADP-ribose hydrolase, protein MTAKELLRQMIDYLEAERSNKYYLRRKVEDRPDYGDYSMHDKWRALINTRPAWPIQEDYLDLEDEYLKRWRDQEGTVSLDQLVPALDRIYLWQGDICRLAVDGIVNAANSFLLGCFIPNHKCIDNTIQTRAGVRLRLALNDIMEDQGHNEPVGKVKTTSAYHLPAKYILHTVGPRIESDRVSPIRQNLLKQSYLSCLKKADRLGLTSLAFPCISTGEFHFPNDLAAQIAFNTVRDYLKESGSSLQVIFNVYLDQDLHLYQDLIDRLEGEE, encoded by the coding sequence TTGACAGCAAAAGAATTGCTAAGGCAAATGATTGATTACCTAGAAGCCGAGCGAAGTAATAAATATTATCTCAGAAGGAAGGTTGAAGATAGACCTGACTATGGGGATTATTCCATGCATGACAAGTGGCGGGCTCTGATTAATACCCGCCCCGCCTGGCCCATTCAAGAGGATTATCTGGACTTAGAAGATGAGTATTTAAAGCGTTGGCGTGACCAGGAAGGGACCGTTAGTCTGGACCAATTAGTACCAGCCTTAGACCGGATTTATCTCTGGCAAGGGGATATCTGCCGCTTAGCAGTTGATGGGATTGTCAATGCAGCGAATTCCTTTCTATTAGGGTGTTTTATCCCTAACCATAAGTGCATTGATAATACCATCCAAACCCGCGCCGGTGTCCGTTTGCGGCTAGCATTGAACGATATCATGGAAGACCAGGGCCACAATGAGCCGGTTGGCAAGGTCAAGACAACATCGGCTTACCACTTGCCGGCTAAGTATATCCTCCATACCGTGGGCCCCAGAATTGAATCTGACCGGGTCAGTCCCATCCGTCAAAACCTCCTCAAGCAGTCCTATCTTTCTTGTTTAAAAAAGGCTGATCGACTGGGATTGACGAGCTTAGCCTTCCCATGTATTTCTACGGGTGAGTTCCACTTTCCTAATGATCTCGCTGCTCAAATTGCTTTCAATACAGTGAGAGACTATTTAAAAGAAAGCGGGTCGTCCTTACAAGTTATATTCAATGTTTATTTGGACCAAGACCTTCATTTATATCAGGACTTAATTGACAGACTAGAAGGGGAAGAGTAG
- a CDS encoding glycine cleavage system protein H: MTKRGNYLFVEQNGDLYTVSMTPELQDDIGTVGYAEFAQEDQVEKDAALLNIEASKTVMEIQSPLKGTVVERHTEVVDQPSLLNSAKSEENWIVRLKDVDPAEFDALEEA, encoded by the coding sequence ATGACAAAACGTGGAAATTACTTATTTGTAGAACAAAATGGCGATCTTTATACGGTATCCATGACTCCTGAACTACAAGATGATATCGGTACGGTGGGTTATGCGGAATTTGCCCAAGAAGACCAAGTCGAAAAAGATGCCGCCTTGTTAAATATTGAAGCATCAAAAACCGTGATGGAAATTCAATCCCCTCTCAAGGGAACCGTGGTTGAACGCCATACTGAAGTGGTTGACCAACCTTCCTTATTGAATTCTGCTAAAAGCGAAGAAAACTGGATTGTTCGCTTAAAAGATGTCGACCCAGCTGAATTTGACGCTTTAGAAGAAGCTTAG
- a CDS encoding mechanosensitive ion channel, with amino-acid sequence MDFLHTLLDPIIAAVPNILGTILLILIAWIIAVIVRKLIVKGLRTIHADRTFQKWGVAKNESDAKGVIKTVASVGYYLVFVFFLPAILNGLNIGGVLEPITNMFDKFFAFIPNIIGSGLILVLAFYLCGFVRDLVQGLLEKVDIDGWMNKLVNKSEGAVGETVKDQVDAAPSGNKLAKVGATIVYVLLFIPLLTAALEVLGIESISRPIINVLNMMLAAIPNILVAAILIAVGGLVSKLVGDLIENLLEAANINKYTKYLNASGDVNVKLSAIVANIVKAVIVIFFFVEALNVLQLEVLNTIGAAIIAYLPLVLSAVIILILGVVGGNLLSQFLKESTGSNILANIVQYGLIALAIFMALDQLQFAQTIVNTGFMFIVGGAAVAFALAFGLGGRDFAKKQLEHLDRKLHEGEEDKKDQDGDHSQF; translated from the coding sequence ATGGATTTCTTACATACTTTATTAGATCCAATTATCGCAGCAGTTCCTAATATCCTAGGGACTATTCTCTTAATCCTTATTGCCTGGATTATTGCGGTAATTGTACGTAAATTGATTGTCAAAGGCCTGCGTACCATTCACGCTGACCGCACTTTCCAAAAATGGGGAGTGGCCAAGAATGAATCAGATGCCAAGGGTGTTATTAAAACAGTAGCCAGTGTCGGTTATTACTTGGTTTTTGTATTCTTCTTACCGGCGATCTTAAATGGGTTAAATATCGGTGGCGTTCTCGAACCAATCACCAATATGTTCGATAAGTTCTTTGCTTTCATTCCAAATATTATTGGTTCTGGCCTTATCTTGGTGTTGGCTTTCTACCTCTGCGGATTTGTTCGCGACTTGGTACAAGGCCTGCTCGAAAAGGTTGACATCGATGGCTGGATGAATAAGCTGGTTAACAAATCGGAAGGTGCTGTTGGTGAAACGGTTAAAGACCAAGTGGATGCTGCACCAAGTGGTAATAAATTAGCCAAAGTTGGCGCAACCATTGTTTATGTTTTACTCTTCATCCCACTATTAACCGCTGCTTTAGAAGTTTTAGGTATTGAATCGATTAGCCGTCCAATTATTAATGTCTTAAATATGATGTTAGCGGCTATTCCAAATATCTTGGTAGCAGCGATCTTAATTGCTGTGGGTGGCCTAGTTTCTAAGTTAGTTGGCGACTTGATCGAAAACTTACTGGAAGCAGCTAATATCAATAAATATACCAAGTATCTCAATGCTAGTGGCGATGTCAATGTGAAATTATCAGCGATTGTTGCCAACATCGTTAAAGCAGTTATTGTAATCTTCTTCTTTGTTGAAGCTCTAAATGTCCTTCAATTAGAAGTCTTAAATACTATTGGTGCTGCAATTATTGCTTACCTACCATTAGTATTATCCGCTGTGATCATTCTGATCTTAGGAGTTGTTGGTGGAAATCTCTTATCCCAATTCCTCAAAGAATCAACCGGATCCAATATATTAGCTAATATTGTTCAATATGGTTTAATTGCTCTGGCTATCTTCATGGCTCTTGACCAATTACAATTTGCTCAAACCATTGTTAATACTGGTTTCATGTTCATTGTTGGTGGAGCAGCAGTTGCCTTTGCCTTAGCCTTTGGTTTAGGTGGACGTGACTTTGCTAAGAAGCAATTAGAACACCTTGATCGTAAATTACATGAGGGTGAAGAAGACAAGAAGGACCAAGATGGTGACCACTCTCAATTCTAA
- a CDS encoding LLM class flavin-dependent oxidoreductase yields the protein MKVSVLDYAVIDEGEKASQALAHTIQLAQKAEALGYQRFWMAEHHNVPAFASSSPEVIMMQLLNHTQHIRIGSGGIMLPHYSPYKVVENFKVMEAYFPGRIDLGVGNNMGTPIVRKALERASDKIPSYEADLRQVYNYLTQSEDEQTKILANPQVEDLPAMWLLSTSVRRAKWAAEAGCAYVYGIFPYAREDALEVGRQAIATYRKHFKASQLLQEPKAMFSAFVATADQEEEAEDLTRSLDLWLLGQDQFSYYQRMPSIKTAKATEITSQMAEKIKSNRTRMLHGKASQVASQLKDWINYLDADEALIMPLVPGIDKRMQTLELLAHYLENK from the coding sequence GTGAAAGTAAGTGTTTTAGATTATGCAGTGATTGATGAAGGCGAAAAAGCCAGCCAGGCCTTAGCCCATACGATTCAGTTAGCTCAAAAGGCGGAAGCCTTGGGTTACCAGCGCTTTTGGATGGCTGAACACCATAATGTTCCTGCCTTTGCCAGTTCTAGTCCTGAAGTCATTATGATGCAGTTGCTTAACCATACCCAACATATTCGGATTGGGTCGGGAGGCATTATGTTGCCCCATTACAGCCCCTACAAGGTGGTGGAAAACTTTAAGGTGATGGAAGCTTATTTCCCAGGGCGGATTGACTTAGGAGTGGGCAATAACATGGGGACACCAATCGTCAGGAAGGCACTGGAACGGGCTAGTGACAAGATACCTTCTTACGAAGCAGACTTAAGACAAGTCTATAACTATCTCACCCAAAGCGAGGATGAGCAAACGAAGATTCTAGCCAATCCTCAAGTGGAAGACTTACCGGCAATGTGGCTCTTATCCACTAGTGTTCGCCGGGCCAAGTGGGCCGCTGAAGCAGGCTGTGCCTATGTCTATGGCATCTTCCCCTATGCCAGAGAAGATGCTCTTGAAGTGGGACGCCAAGCCATTGCCACTTACCGCAAGCACTTTAAAGCCTCACAATTATTACAGGAACCTAAGGCCATGTTTTCAGCCTTTGTAGCGACTGCTGACCAAGAAGAAGAGGCGGAAGACTTGACCCGGTCGCTAGATTTATGGCTTTTAGGTCAAGATCAGTTTTCTTACTACCAACGGATGCCGTCCATCAAAACGGCCAAAGCAACTGAAATCACCAGTCAGATGGCAGAAAAAATTAAGAGCAACCGCACTCGGATGCTCCATGGTAAGGCCAGTCAAGTAGCCAGTCAGCTGAAGGACTGGATCAATTACTTAGATGCTGACGAAGCTCTGATTATGCCCCTGGTTCCAGGAATTGACAAGCGAATGCAAACACTTGAACTTCTGGCTCACTATTTGGAGAACAAGTAG
- a CDS encoding NADH-dependent flavin oxidoreductase: protein MNPKYQALFQPLTLPNGIELANRFSLNPLTTNSSTREGFVTDEDINYAKRRSQSAPLQVTTAAYIEDYAQLFEFGPSVRDDRFIEGLSQLAKAMKRDGAKAILQLTHAGRFAKATLKDYHVVYGPSYMHLKSPVEHDVLSMSQRKIDHVIQQYKEATRRAIEAGFDGVEISNAQRLLPQQFFSPFSNQREDHYGPQSLENRSRFGVEATQAIQEAIDESGAKNFILGFRGTPEETRGNKVGYSVDEFNDYFDRLLDVADIQYYAIASWGHDIYLEKVRSDKHKGEYVNQVVKDHVNGRVPVIATGGINSPDKALAALEHADMVGLSSVFVTEPDFVTKLAQGQEDAIDISLHPEDLADLAIPQGAFKDLVEFMDYGGSLPQATRQDLRQLNQQDTTSYFKDYQ, encoded by the coding sequence ATGAACCCTAAATACCAAGCCTTATTCCAGCCACTGACCTTGCCCAATGGGATTGAATTGGCTAACCGCTTTTCTTTGAACCCCTTGACGACTAACTCGTCGACTCGAGAAGGCTTTGTAACCGATGAAGACATCAATTACGCCAAAAGACGTAGCCAGTCTGCTCCCTTACAGGTCACCACGGCAGCCTATATTGAAGACTATGCCCAATTGTTTGAATTTGGCCCCAGTGTCCGCGATGACCGTTTTATTGAGGGACTCAGTCAACTGGCCAAGGCCATGAAAAGGGACGGGGCTAAGGCCATCCTCCAATTAACCCATGCTGGACGTTTCGCTAAGGCTACCCTAAAAGACTACCATGTGGTTTACGGACCTAGCTACATGCATCTCAAGAGTCCAGTCGAACATGACGTCTTATCCATGAGTCAGCGTAAAATTGACCATGTCATCCAACAATATAAAGAAGCCACCAGACGGGCCATTGAAGCCGGTTTTGATGGGGTAGAAATTTCTAACGCCCAACGGTTATTGCCCCAACAATTCTTCTCTCCCTTCTCTAACCAAAGAGAGGACCATTATGGCCCCCAAAGTCTAGAAAACCGGTCCCGCTTTGGGGTTGAGGCCACCCAAGCCATCCAAGAGGCGATTGATGAATCCGGGGCAAAGAACTTTATCTTGGGCTTTCGTGGCACCCCAGAAGAAACCCGAGGCAATAAAGTTGGCTATAGCGTTGATGAATTTAATGACTATTTTGACCGTCTCCTAGATGTTGCCGACATCCAATACTATGCCATTGCTAGCTGGGGCCACGACATCTACCTAGAAAAAGTTCGTAGCGACAAGCATAAAGGCGAGTATGTCAACCAAGTGGTTAAAGATCATGTCAATGGCCGGGTACCTGTCATTGCTACTGGAGGAATTAATTCGCCTGATAAGGCCTTAGCTGCCCTAGAACATGCGGATATGGTGGGGCTATCTTCTGTATTTGTCACTGAACCTGACTTCGTGACTAAATTGGCCCAAGGGCAGGAAGATGCTATCGATATCAGTCTCCACCCTGAAGACTTAGCTGACCTCGCCATCCCCCAAGGAGCCTTTAAGGACTTAGTTGAATTTATGGACTATGGCGGCTCTTTACCTCAAGCAACCCGCCAGGACCTCCGTCAATTAAACCAACAAGATACCACTTCTTACTTTAAGGATTATCAATAA
- a CDS encoding amidohydrolase family protein: MKKKFTNAVIYKQADANEFLVEDGKFTAFGKDLGEADEVIDLGGKLVIPPYVDSHLHLDYYFTGKADNSENATGTLYEGIARWSHIKLGQSKKEAKERMYQAVRDVMAYGTQYIRAQTDCTDPELKNIEAMLEVRDELKDKVTIQVVAFPQEGVFAYKDGNGQGLELMEEALKMGADVLGGIPHFEWSRELGEKSIHKIVELAMKYDKLIDVHCDETDDPESRFVQLLNALVLTEGYGPRTTASHTCSLGSADDAYFFRLMQLFQQSKMNFTSQPTENMYLQGRSDSYPKRRGLTRVAEFFHNDINVSFGQDSIVDPWYPAGNGNMMNILDNGIHAAQIMSDEDFERVLDLITYNGAKTLHIEDQYGLAADKPANFIVLDAPSPFEAVRNRVECLASVRNGEYLFKKKPREYEIGLDI, translated from the coding sequence ATGAAGAAAAAATTTACTAATGCAGTAATTTATAAGCAAGCAGATGCCAATGAATTCTTGGTTGAAGATGGTAAATTTACTGCTTTTGGTAAGGATTTAGGTGAAGCAGATGAAGTCATTGACTTAGGGGGTAAATTAGTTATCCCACCTTATGTTGATTCTCACCTGCACTTAGACTACTATTTCACCGGCAAAGCCGATAACTCTGAAAATGCGACCGGGACCTTATACGAAGGGATTGCTCGCTGGTCTCACATTAAATTAGGTCAAAGCAAAAAAGAAGCTAAGGAACGTATGTACCAAGCAGTCCGCGACGTCATGGCATATGGTACCCAATATATTCGGGCGCAAACGGACTGTACCGATCCTGAATTAAAAAATATCGAAGCCATGTTGGAAGTCCGTGATGAATTAAAAGATAAGGTCACGATCCAAGTGGTTGCCTTCCCTCAAGAAGGGGTCTTTGCCTATAAGGACGGCAATGGTCAAGGCCTAGAATTGATGGAAGAAGCCTTAAAAATGGGGGCCGATGTTTTAGGTGGGATTCCTCACTTTGAATGGTCGCGAGAATTAGGTGAAAAATCCATCCACAAAATTGTGGAATTAGCCATGAAATATGACAAGTTGATTGACGTTCACTGTGACGAAACCGATGACCCTGAGTCCCGCTTCGTTCAGTTACTCAATGCCTTAGTCTTAACAGAAGGTTATGGTCCAAGAACCACGGCTAGTCATACCTGTTCACTAGGTTCAGCAGATGACGCTTACTTCTTCCGCCTCATGCAACTCTTCCAACAATCGAAGATGAACTTCACCTCCCAACCAACGGAAAATATGTACCTACAAGGTCGGTCAGACTCCTATCCAAAACGTCGTGGCTTGACCCGGGTAGCGGAATTCTTCCACAATGACATTAATGTTTCCTTTGGTCAAGATTCTATTGTCGACCCTTGGTACCCAGCAGGTAATGGGAATATGATGAATATCTTAGATAATGGGATCCATGCTGCGCAAATCATGTCTGACGAAGACTTTGAACGGGTCTTGGATTTAATTACCTATAATGGGGCTAAAACCCTTCACATCGAAGACCAATATGGCCTAGCAGCTGATAAACCAGCCAACTTCATCGTTCTAGATGCGCCAAGTCCATTCGAAGCGGTCCGTAACCGGGTAGAATGCCTGGCTTCAGTTCGCAACGGCGAATATCTCTTCAAGAAGAAACCGCGTGAATATGAAATTGGCTTAGACATTTAA
- a CDS encoding YhdH/YhfP family quinone oxidoreductase, with the protein MKETFKAVVVRSDGDETSYALEDYQLGDQPVDEGDTIVKLAYSSMNYKDMLATQHQGGVIRSYPLIPGIDASGKIIETSHPEAKIGEKVINTCSAAGVTHNGGYSQYLKVPYEWLVSLPEGLSEKEAMIYGTAGLTAAYSVDSLLKHGMDLDQQPEILVTGASGGVGSIALAILNKLGFKNISALIRKDYQEALVKRLGADQVIWPEDLEGDKPLNKRRFDFVLDTVGGQVAAQAMTFISEWGSMTLCGNAGGSKLETTVLPLILRGVNLLGINSTELDINYRQELWNKLATDWKVVDRLSYDSVGLDQIEETVEALKAGKHMGRTIIDLQNF; encoded by the coding sequence ATGAAGGAGACTTTTAAAGCTGTTGTTGTGCGTAGCGATGGCGATGAAACCTCTTATGCTTTAGAAGATTACCAATTGGGAGACCAGCCGGTGGATGAGGGCGATACGATTGTCAAACTGGCTTATTCATCGATGAATTATAAGGATATGCTAGCTACCCAGCACCAGGGCGGCGTGATTCGTTCCTATCCCCTCATTCCCGGCATCGATGCTAGTGGGAAAATCATTGAGACCAGTCACCCTGAGGCCAAGATAGGAGAAAAAGTGATTAATACGTGTTCAGCAGCGGGAGTGACCCATAACGGTGGTTATAGCCAATACCTCAAAGTGCCCTATGAGTGGTTGGTAAGTCTGCCAGAGGGACTAAGTGAAAAAGAAGCCATGATCTATGGGACAGCTGGACTAACCGCTGCTTATTCGGTCGATAGTCTGCTCAAACACGGTATGGACCTTGACCAGCAGCCTGAAATTCTGGTCACTGGCGCTAGTGGTGGGGTAGGAAGTATCGCCCTAGCCATTCTGAATAAGTTAGGTTTCAAAAACATTAGTGCCTTGATAAGGAAGGATTACCAAGAGGCATTAGTTAAACGATTAGGAGCTGATCAGGTGATCTGGCCAGAAGATTTAGAGGGGGATAAGCCCCTGAATAAGCGCCGCTTTGACTTTGTTTTAGATACTGTCGGTGGTCAGGTTGCTGCTCAGGCCATGACTTTTATTAGCGAGTGGGGATCGATGACCCTGTGTGGGAATGCAGGAGGCAGTAAGTTGGAGACGACCGTCCTTCCTTTAATCCTTAGGGGGGTGAACTTGCTAGGGATTAACAGCACAGAACTTGATATCAATTACCGGCAGGAATTATGGAATAAACTCGCCACTGACTGGAAGGTGGTTGACCGTTTATCTTATGACAGTGTGGGCTTAGACCAAATTGAAGAAACAGTTGAAGCCTTAAAGGCCGGTAAGCATATGGGGCGAACCATTATCGACCTACAAAACTTTTAG
- a CDS encoding L-lactate dehydrogenase, whose protein sequence is MSRHVAVFGMGNVGSTVAHQLILNGHVDELTLFDTNEAKVKADALDFEDAMSNLNHSVKINVNDQAALKSAEVIVSALGNIGLIGGDNPDRFGELKHNREQVKKVGQTIKESGFSGVLVVITNPNDAICNLYQEVTGLAKEKVIGTGTLLDSARLQRAVGKLFDVHPKSVQGYSLGEHGDSQFVAWSTVKVMGQSIYKLLEKVDFSLEDVDQETRDGGYVVFSGKKYTNYGITAAADRLVDAVLSDSHEELPVSNYREEYGTYLSYPAIVGKAGIVKQSQLDLTEEELAKLQNSADTIKEKSKVED, encoded by the coding sequence ATGTCACGTCATGTAGCAGTTTTTGGAATGGGAAATGTTGGGTCTACTGTTGCCCATCAATTAATCCTTAATGGCCATGTTGATGAATTGACTCTATTTGATACCAATGAAGCAAAGGTGAAGGCAGATGCCTTAGACTTTGAAGATGCTATGAGTAACTTAAACCACAGCGTCAAAATCAATGTCAATGATCAAGCAGCCCTCAAATCAGCAGAAGTTATTGTTTCTGCTTTAGGGAACATTGGCTTAATTGGTGGCGACAACCCTGACCGCTTCGGTGAGTTAAAACATAACCGTGAACAAGTGAAAAAAGTTGGCCAAACGATTAAAGAATCAGGCTTTTCTGGGGTCTTAGTGGTCATTACTAACCCTAATGACGCGATTTGTAACTTGTACCAAGAAGTTACCGGTCTAGCCAAGGAAAAGGTTATCGGAACCGGGACCTTGTTAGATTCTGCACGTTTACAACGGGCTGTGGGTAAATTATTTGATGTTCATCCTAAATCAGTCCAAGGTTACAGTTTAGGGGAACACGGGGACTCCCAATTTGTGGCTTGGTCAACCGTTAAAGTCATGGGCCAAAGCATTTATAAGCTATTAGAAAAAGTCGACTTCAGCTTAGAAGACGTCGACCAAGAAACCCGTGATGGCGGTTATGTGGTCTTCTCAGGTAAGAAATATACCAACTATGGGATTACAGCAGCTGCTGACCGCTTAGTTGATGCGGTTCTTTCTGATAGTCATGAAGAATTACCTGTTTCTAACTACCGTGAAGAATATGGCACCTATCTTTCATACCCAGCCATCGTTGGTAAAGCAGGGATTGTTAAACAAAGTCAATTAGACTTAACTGAAGAAGAGCTTGCCAAATTACAAAATTCCGCTGACACCATCAAAGAAAAATCTAAAGTCGAAGATTAA